Proteins encoded in a region of the Vicia villosa cultivar HV-30 ecotype Madison, WI linkage group LG5, Vvil1.0, whole genome shotgun sequence genome:
- the LOC131605806 gene encoding uncharacterized protein LOC131605806, with product MSNLKHQFKILSITGENFITRNNNLIEYLSCEGLNKIFEGDNSGKTTYDPEEMEKKKSKVNRIIKHHLDDGLQTEYSNAKDPKILWDKIKARFGHQKKVLLPSLMDQWNKLRFQDYKTAIAYNSAMHQIIAKLEFCGKTITEKEKLVKTFSTFHASQVLLQQQYRMREYTEYSDLVAALLVAKQNNELLIKNHQARPTGTMPYPEINATTFNRGRGGFNRLKRRGGHVRSDGNNGHARFDGQNQGGHLGRNLFQGRNYFRGRGRGRGHMNNYRSPRYDQNNWNRKGKGKYIQEGPSRNYEDICYRCRKKGHWSKMCRTPEHLCKRPMAYVEEKGKEVNFNEIEPRNNNTYFETADLLEMKLIK from the coding sequence ATGTCCAATCTTAAGCATCAATTCAAAATTTTAAGCATAACTGGGGAGAACTTCATAACCCGGAACAACAATTTAATAGAGTACCTTTCATGTGAGGGACTTAACAAAATCTTTGAAGGAGACAATTCTGGAAAAACAACATATGACCCagaagaaatggaaaagaaaaagtcaaaagttaacAGAATAATAAAGCACCATCTTGACGATGGATTGCAAACAGAATACTCAAATGCTAAAGATCCCAAGATTTTATGGGACAAAATTAAAGCAAGATTTGGACATCAGAAGAAAGTCCTGTTACCCTCATTAATGGATCAGTGGAACAAGTTAAGGTTTCAAGATTACAAAACTGCCATTGCATATAATTCTGCTATGCACCAGATTATAGCAAAGCTAGAATTTTGTGGCAAAACTATAACTGAAAAAGAAAAGTTGGTAAAAACTTTTTCAACTTTCCATGCATCTCAGGTATTATTGCAACAACAATATAGAATGAGGGAATACACTGAGTATTCTGATTTAGTTGCAGCTCTTCTGGTGGCAAAACAAAATAATGAGCTCCTTATAAAAAACCACCAGGCACGACCCACAGGAACAATGCCATATCCTGAAATTAATGCCACGACCTTTAATCGTGGGCGTGGTGGCTTTAATCGTCTTAAGAGACGTGGTGGTCATGTTCGTTCTGATGGTAATAATGGTCATGCTCGTTTTGATGGTCAAAATCAAGGAGGACATCTTGGTCGAAACCTTTTCCAAGGTCGAAACTATttccgtggtagaggacgtgGACGAGGTCATATGAATAATTATAGATCCCCCAGATATGACCAAAATAATTGGAATCGCAAAGGAAAGGGTAAGTATATTCAAGAAGGTCCCTCAAGGAATTATGAAGATATATGCTACAGATGCAGAAAGAAAGGCCATTGGTCTAAGATGTGTAGAACACCAGAACACTTGTGTAAAAGACCAATGGCATATGttgaagaaaagggaaaagaagttAATTTTAATGAGATTGAACCCAGAAACAATAATACCTATTTTGAGACCGCTGACTTGTTGGAGATGAAACTGATTAAGTaa
- the LOC131605808 gene encoding auxin-responsive protein SAUR71-like, producing the protein MDFVKKCKRVLRSSKSMHAEESCSGRYYKLCSETRHKKQKDSHKKPPHGCVCVYVGDERQRFIIKITIFNHPLFKQFLEDVENEYGYGKDGPLWLPCNLDMFCKTLVEIQTSFRKSDNIS; encoded by the coding sequence ATGGATTTTGTGAAGAAGTGTAAGAGAGTATTGAGAAGCAGCAAGAGCATGCATGCAGAGGAAAGTTGCAGCGGACGCTATTACAAATTATGTTCAGAGACAAGGCACAAAAAGCAAAAAGACAGTCATAAGAAACCACCACATGGTTGTGTTTGTGTCTATGTTGGAGATGAGAGACAGAGATTCATAATCAAGATCACCATATTCAATCACCCTTTGTTCAAACAATTTTTAGAAGATGTTGAGAATGAATATGGATATGGAAAAGATGGTCCTCTTTGGCTTCCTTGCAACCTTGACATGTTTTGTAAAACACTTGTGGAGATACAAACTTCTTTTCGAAAGAGTGATAATATATCATAA
- the LOC131605803 gene encoding uncharacterized protein LOC131605803, which yields MRRLDALRLVDVIWTPYRYHMIHREFDESYLYSSHMRWETLVARHLPERCLQHYEYIKGIPRSVPNVPARGIDMWFQTNIISSARAIRDKAARVQYDSQREDGYLEWHLTVSHLRIFPPVDCTNDVWPFYIGVPYDAGVPVDDVPPLPLLPDTDD from the coding sequence ATGAGGAGGTTGGATGCTCTGAGATTAGTGGATGTCATATGGACACCATACAGATATCATATGATCCACCGTGAGTTTGACGAGTCTTATTTATATTCAAGTCATATGAGGTGGGAGACCTTAGTGGCTAGACACTTGCCTGAGAGGTGTCTACAACACTATGAGTATATCAAGGGAATCCCACGATCAGTTCCGAATGTTCCAGCTAGGGGCATTGACATGTGGTTTCAGACTAACATCATCAGCTCTGCCCGTGCCATTAGAGATAAAGCAGCGAGGGTTCAGTATGACTCGCAACGTGAGGATGGTTACCTGGAGTGGCACCTCACTGTATCACACCTTCGCATATTTCCACCTGTTGATTGTACGAATGATGTCTGGCCTTTTTATATTGGAGTGCCTTATGATGCTGGGGTACCGGTTGATGACGTGCCTCCATTGCCACTTCTACCAGACACAGATGACTAG
- the LOC131605804 gene encoding auxin-responsive protein SAUR32-like, translating into MDFVKKCKRLRVLRSSKSMHAEESCSGSYYKLCSETRHKKQKDSHKKPPHGCVCVYVGDERQRFIIKIKIFNHPLFKQFLEDVENEYGYGKDGPLWLPCNVDMFCKTLVEIQSSFRNSDNHK; encoded by the coding sequence ATGGATTTTGTGAAGAAGTGTAAGAGACTGAGAGTATTGAGAAGCAGCAAGAGCATGCATGCAGAGGAAAGTTGCAGCGGAAGCTATTACAAATTATGTTCAGAGACAAGGCACAAAAAGCAAAAAGACAGTCATAAGAAACCACCACATGGTTGTGTTTGTGTCTATGTTGGAGATGAGAGACAGAGATTCATAATCAAGATCAAAATATTCAATCACCCTTTGTTCAAACAATTTTTAGAAGATGTTGAGAATGAATATGGATATGGAAAAGATGGTCCTCTTTGGCTTCCTTGCAACGTTGACATGTTTTGTAAAACACTTGTGGAGATACAAAGTTCTTTTCGAAACAGTGACAATCATAAATAA
- the LOC131605807 gene encoding uncharacterized protein LOC131605807, with protein MFNQDHRQLSSQIMCQHLMPLVDKDPSTKVSVCISEIVSEFKFTPSYKKTWIARNKAIEQVYGNWENSYNELPHYLLALKKFIPGTVVEMQTLPVYTDDGTVVNGKQIFHRLFWAFQPSIKGFAYCKPILQVDGTWLYGKYKGTLLMAVAQDGNSNIFLVAFALVEGETADGWGFFLKNFRMHVAPHPGLCLISDRHASIESAYNNPENGWHEPPSVHVYCIRHIAQNFMREIKDRTLRKKVINMGYALNQPTFHYYRNEIGMANGDALRWLNNIP; from the exons ATGTTCAATCAGGATCATAGGCAACTTAGCTCTCAGATAATGTGTCAACATTTAATGCCACTTGTTGATAAGGACCCTTCAACTAAGGTGAGCGTCTGTATCAGTGAGATTGTGTCTGAATTCAAATTTACTCCGTCGTACAAGAAAACATGGATTGCAAGGAATAAGGCTATCGAACAGGTATACGGTAACTGGGAGAATTCATACAATGAGCTGCCACACTACTTGTTAGCTCTCAAGAAATTTATTCCTGGTACAGTGGTAGAAATGCAAACACTTCCCGTATACACAGATGACGGAACTGTTGTCAATGGAAAACAAATTTTCCATCGACTTTTCTGGGCATTCCAACCAAGCATAAAAGGGTTTGCATATTGCAAACCTATACTTCAAGTTGATGGTACCTGGTTATATGGTAAGTACAAAGGCACCCTACTAATGGCGGTTGCTCAAGATGGAAACAGTAATATCTTTCTAGTTGCTTTTGCTCTTGTGGAGGGGGAGACCGCGGATGGTTGGGGTTTCTTTCTAAAGAACTTTAGAATGCATGTAGCCCCTCATCCTGGCTTGTGTTTGATTTCAGACAGGCATGCATCAATTGAAAGTGCTTACAATAATCCAGAGAATGGTTGGCATGAGCCTCCATCTGTACATGTCTATTGTATCAGACATATCGCACAAAATTTCATGAGGGAGATCAAAGACCGTACCCTCCGAAAAAAAGTTATCAACATGG GGTACGCTTTGAACCAACCAACATTCCACTACTACCGAAATGAAATTGGTATGGCTAATGGTGATGCTTTAAGATGGCTAAACAATATTCCATAG